Proteins encoded in a region of the Leifsonia sp. PS1209 genome:
- a CDS encoding SDR family oxidoreductase yields MTATPASTPVAVVTGGAAGIGWEIGRRLAADGYTVVAGDLVPGFTESAPVDGIVHRRLDVTDPEDVAAVFDGIAAEFGRIDVVVNNAGIQRHRAIEDLAWDEWRAVVDVNLHGVFLSLQAAGRHMLAAGGGRIVNISSISSRGSAGRAPYAATKAAVIGLTATAGAEWAARGVRVNAVAPGYVDTGVFRQGVAAGTLNEQTILARIPAGRLAQAEEIAAAVSFLVSDQASYMNGQTIYVDGGFMVDYGVPLASVPKP; encoded by the coding sequence ATGACCGCAACCCCCGCATCCACCCCCGTCGCCGTCGTCACCGGAGGGGCGGCCGGGATCGGCTGGGAGATCGGCCGCCGCCTGGCAGCGGACGGATACACGGTGGTCGCCGGCGACCTGGTGCCCGGCTTCACCGAGTCTGCGCCGGTCGACGGGATCGTGCACCGCAGGCTCGACGTGACCGACCCGGAGGACGTCGCAGCAGTCTTCGACGGGATCGCGGCCGAGTTCGGCAGGATCGACGTGGTCGTGAACAACGCGGGCATCCAGCGTCACCGTGCGATCGAAGACCTGGCCTGGGACGAGTGGCGCGCGGTGGTCGACGTGAACCTGCACGGCGTCTTCCTCAGCCTGCAGGCGGCCGGACGGCACATGCTCGCGGCGGGAGGCGGACGCATCGTCAACATCTCCTCGATCTCGTCGCGCGGCTCGGCCGGGCGCGCGCCGTACGCGGCGACGAAGGCGGCGGTGATCGGCCTCACGGCCACGGCAGGCGCCGAGTGGGCGGCGCGCGGAGTCCGGGTGAACGCGGTGGCGCCCGGCTACGTGGACACCGGCGTCTTCCGCCAGGGGGTGGCAGCTGGCACCCTGAACGAGCAGACGATCCTCGCGCGCATCCCGGCCGGCCGTCTCGCCCAGGCCGAGGAGATCGCGGCGGCGGTGTCGTTCCTCGTCTCCGATCAGGCGTCGTACATGAACGGCCAGACCATCTACGTGGACGGCGGCTTCATGGTCGACTACGGGGTGCCGCTGGCCTCGGTGCCGAAGCCGTGA
- a CDS encoding peptidase C14, giving the protein MNSVQGTTTDAASTAGAPASGTRRGLIVGLGAVVLGGATAIGAATPADAAVAAKSSGSGSIRQVRLVRDLAGVKASDGELIAVAGYSVPGDAGDLVYRGASRFDGKPNGGTVIAGKNGTVWLLQHSGTVDFRQFGVFGPDKPADDALDAMVGDPAVSRIEAHTDLNFVRRHIFTRSGLELDFGDHLMTTEGIAANTYDNPFGAVMFFSGVVTKDVQVATLAEAVPDLGDIFPVADASWFAVDSWYAADVNALSGRWEKELQKLVQVTQIVDQTHIRVNYKNGWPLAEGRTITWTRVEPVQNIRISNLVFRGKGTDQYTGSHPIAFEYAVRCDVERVVGSLTFWPLIMRRWNTFYSTIECTLSNPTSVTYGGAGYLTQQIYCLYGYVANCHTSNARHLNDFTASAYSMVENCHGDGDDQGPFVTHGQYEHDLTYTGNSGLMTFANSGAAWGSAAKRITVRKHVCSWFVARVRITDLTLEDVKVIGKPSLAGSGMLWINADGAQLTGCTADSTLVITQSSSASSRPTVIRDSWFRFAAPGNLTDASVKAPVLFDATTLENVGGVKILGAGDITFRDSRLGAAAGADALQTSSANTRFEGTVLDGVSVLAAGTAAQTVEVVGGSRVSGAGGTGIGRGGSAAVTVLFADSTFARSDNGGAHVSLTGGTNHYRASGCRFDGGKLELSAAGFGSGSTLLHTANVETSVKRVGFPDDSDRVITAGNISV; this is encoded by the coding sequence ATGAACAGTGTTCAGGGCACCACCACCGATGCAGCATCCACCGCAGGGGCCCCGGCGTCCGGCACGAGACGCGGCCTGATCGTCGGCCTCGGCGCCGTCGTGCTCGGCGGCGCGACCGCGATCGGTGCCGCCACCCCGGCCGACGCGGCCGTCGCGGCGAAGAGCAGCGGCTCCGGCTCGATCCGCCAGGTGCGGCTCGTGCGCGACCTCGCCGGCGTCAAGGCGTCCGACGGCGAGCTGATCGCGGTCGCCGGGTACAGCGTGCCGGGGGACGCGGGCGATCTCGTCTACCGCGGAGCGTCGCGCTTCGACGGCAAGCCCAACGGCGGCACCGTCATCGCGGGCAAGAACGGCACGGTCTGGCTGCTGCAGCACTCCGGCACCGTCGACTTCCGGCAGTTCGGCGTCTTCGGGCCGGACAAGCCCGCCGACGACGCTCTGGATGCGATGGTCGGCGACCCGGCCGTCTCGCGCATCGAGGCGCACACCGACCTGAACTTCGTGCGCAGGCACATCTTCACCCGCTCCGGACTCGAACTCGATTTCGGCGATCACTTGATGACCACGGAGGGCATCGCCGCCAACACGTACGACAACCCGTTCGGCGCCGTGATGTTCTTCTCCGGGGTGGTGACCAAGGACGTCCAGGTGGCCACTCTCGCCGAGGCCGTGCCCGATCTCGGCGACATCTTCCCGGTCGCCGACGCCAGCTGGTTCGCCGTGGACTCCTGGTACGCCGCCGACGTGAACGCGCTCAGCGGGCGCTGGGAGAAAGAGCTGCAGAAGCTCGTCCAGGTGACTCAGATCGTCGACCAGACCCACATCCGGGTGAACTACAAGAACGGCTGGCCGCTCGCCGAGGGCCGCACCATCACCTGGACCCGCGTCGAGCCCGTGCAGAACATCCGGATCAGCAACCTCGTCTTCCGGGGCAAGGGCACCGACCAGTACACCGGCTCGCACCCGATCGCGTTCGAGTACGCGGTGCGCTGCGACGTGGAGAGGGTGGTCGGCTCCCTCACCTTCTGGCCGCTGATCATGCGGCGCTGGAACACCTTCTACTCGACCATCGAGTGCACCCTCTCGAACCCCACATCCGTGACGTACGGCGGGGCGGGCTACCTGACCCAGCAGATCTACTGCCTCTACGGCTACGTCGCCAACTGCCACACCTCCAACGCCAGGCACCTCAACGACTTCACCGCGAGCGCGTACTCGATGGTCGAGAACTGCCACGGCGACGGAGACGACCAGGGCCCGTTCGTCACCCACGGCCAGTACGAGCACGACCTCACGTACACGGGCAACTCCGGGCTGATGACGTTCGCCAACTCGGGAGCGGCCTGGGGCTCGGCGGCCAAGCGCATCACGGTGCGCAAGCACGTCTGCTCCTGGTTCGTCGCGAGGGTCCGCATCACCGACCTCACCCTCGAAGACGTCAAGGTCATCGGCAAACCGTCGCTCGCGGGATCCGGGATGCTCTGGATCAACGCAGACGGCGCCCAGCTCACCGGATGCACGGCGGACAGCACGCTGGTGATCACGCAGTCGTCGTCCGCGTCGTCGCGGCCCACCGTGATCCGGGACTCCTGGTTCCGGTTCGCGGCGCCGGGCAACCTCACCGACGCCAGCGTGAAGGCTCCCGTCCTGTTCGACGCGACGACGCTCGAGAACGTGGGCGGCGTGAAGATCCTCGGCGCGGGCGACATCACCTTCCGCGACAGCAGGCTCGGCGCGGCGGCCGGTGCCGACGCCCTGCAGACCTCCTCCGCGAACACCCGTTTCGAGGGCACCGTGCTCGACGGAGTCTCCGTGCTCGCCGCCGGAACCGCCGCCCAGACCGTCGAGGTCGTCGGCGGGAGCCGCGTGTCCGGTGCGGGAGGGACGGGCATCGGCCGCGGCGGCAGCGCAGCGGTCACCGTGCTCTTCGCCGACAGCACCTTCGCCCGCTCGGACAACGGGGGTGCCCACGTGTCGCTGACCGGAGGGACGAACCACTACCGCGCATCCGGTTGCCGCTTCGACGGTGGCAAGCTCGAGTTGTCCGCCGCAGGCTTCGGGTCGGGATCGACCCTCCTGCATACGGCGAACGTCGAGACATCGGTGAAGCGCGTCGGCTTCCCCGACGACTCGGACCGGGTCATCACCGCGGGCAACATCTCCGTCTGA
- a CDS encoding C-terminal binding protein: MTSDLVVITDYDLPGSAADDTLRAAGLTARRAASASADDIVAAAEDASALIVQWAPVTADLLDRLPSVRFISRLGIGYDMIDVAAASERGVLVANTPAYCIDEVATHTIAMILTLGRGLVGYDRAVRSGEWSAVAASPMAMRPSATTVAVVGYGRIGSLVALRCRALGFRVIVADPVVPAARILADGLEPVTLADAVAQADVLTLHAPLTAATHHLIGQTALSSMKQGSVIVNTCRGPLIDEEALADALEAGRLAGAAIDVFATEPLPSSSRLRMLDNVLLTPHAAWYSPQALADLPVHAANNIIDHWAGRPVPAVVNAAAAQPVR; encoded by the coding sequence ATGACTTCCGACCTTGTCGTGATCACCGACTACGACCTGCCGGGCAGCGCTGCGGACGACACGCTGCGCGCCGCGGGCCTGACAGCGCGCCGGGCCGCCTCCGCCTCCGCCGACGACATCGTCGCCGCGGCAGAGGACGCATCCGCCCTGATCGTGCAGTGGGCGCCGGTCACCGCCGACCTGCTCGACCGCCTCCCCTCCGTGCGCTTCATCAGCAGGCTGGGCATCGGCTACGACATGATCGACGTTGCAGCGGCGAGCGAGCGCGGCGTGCTCGTCGCCAACACCCCGGCGTACTGCATCGACGAGGTCGCGACGCACACCATCGCGATGATCCTCACGCTCGGCCGCGGCCTGGTCGGCTACGACCGCGCCGTGCGCAGCGGCGAATGGTCGGCCGTCGCCGCATCCCCGATGGCCATGCGCCCGTCGGCGACCACCGTCGCCGTGGTCGGCTACGGCCGCATCGGCTCCCTCGTCGCCCTCCGCTGCCGGGCGCTCGGGTTCCGGGTGATCGTGGCGGACCCGGTCGTCCCTGCCGCGCGCATCCTGGCGGACGGACTGGAGCCCGTCACCCTCGCCGACGCCGTAGCCCAGGCCGACGTGCTCACGCTGCACGCCCCGCTCACCGCCGCGACGCACCACCTGATCGGCCAGACGGCGCTCTCGTCGATGAAGCAGGGAAGCGTCATCGTCAACACCTGCCGCGGCCCGCTCATCGACGAGGAGGCCCTGGCCGACGCGCTCGAAGCTGGCAGGCTCGCCGGGGCGGCCATCGACGTCTTCGCGACGGAACCGCTCCCGTCCAGCAGCAGGCTCAGGATGCTCGACAACGTGCTGCTCACCCCACACGCCGCCTGGTACTCTCCTCAGGCGCTCGCCGACCTGCCGGTGCACGCAGCGAACAACATCATCGACCACTGGGCAGGCCGTCCTGTGCCCGCCGTCGTGAACGCGGCGGCCGCGCAGCCGGTGCGCTGA
- a CDS encoding SDR family oxidoreductase, translating to MNPRRTLVTGASSGIGAATAVQLATDGNAVWLTYTSGEAAALRVAELCTAAGAPEVHVSRLDLRSPASIDALVAEVAEAWGDLHVLVNNGGVCPYRHFDDIDIDEWDAVMETNGRGTFLLTRAALPLLRAAEGDRSVINLSSIAGQVGALQTGMHYAASKGAILAITRSFARHLSAEGIRVNAVTPGPVTSAITDQLSDDGHDALESSIPLGRFGAPNDVAWIIGTLASPKAGFVTGATYDVNGGVRID from the coding sequence ATGAATCCTCGCCGTACACTCGTCACAGGGGCCAGCTCCGGAATCGGCGCGGCGACCGCCGTGCAACTCGCCACCGACGGCAACGCCGTCTGGCTCACGTACACCTCGGGAGAGGCGGCAGCGCTCCGCGTCGCCGAGCTCTGCACCGCGGCGGGCGCACCGGAGGTGCACGTCAGCAGGCTCGACCTCCGCTCCCCCGCATCCATCGACGCGCTCGTGGCGGAGGTCGCGGAGGCGTGGGGAGACCTGCACGTCCTCGTCAACAACGGAGGCGTCTGCCCGTACCGCCACTTCGACGACATCGACATCGACGAGTGGGATGCGGTCATGGAGACCAACGGCCGAGGCACCTTCCTGCTCACCAGGGCTGCCCTCCCCCTGCTGCGCGCGGCCGAGGGCGACCGCTCCGTCATCAACCTCTCCTCCATCGCCGGCCAGGTCGGCGCGCTGCAGACCGGGATGCACTACGCGGCGAGCAAGGGCGCCATCCTGGCGATCACGCGCAGCTTCGCCAGGCACCTCTCCGCCGAGGGCATCCGCGTCAACGCCGTCACCCCCGGACCCGTGACGAGCGCGATCACCGACCAGCTCTCGGACGACGGGCACGACGCGCTCGAATCCTCCATCCCGCTCGGCCGCTTCGGCGCGCCGAACGACGTGGCCTGGATCATCGGCACCCTCGCTTCACCGAAGGCGGGCTTCGTGACCGGCGCGACCTACGACGTCAACGGCGGCGTCCGCATCGACTGA
- a CDS encoding SDR family oxidoreductase, giving the protein MNRSVVVTGSGKGIGRGIAERLTADGWTVVGVERSASRSVEDGVCAAVVIGDSADRATHLRAADEARALAPLGGWVNNAGITRRTPLHDLDEAAVRELVDINGLGYLWGCSAAVSAFVDQGTPGAIVNVGSIHGRASFVDHAAYEFTKGGIDALTRSVAVTYGPYGIRANTVAPGGVRTPHLDAQIAAAADPAAEERALADGPPMRRIATVEEVAALAAFLLGDEASYLSGQSIAVDGAWTAAFGAPQADAAIAERFGLRP; this is encoded by the coding sequence ATGAATCGCAGCGTCGTCGTCACCGGGAGCGGCAAAGGCATCGGCAGAGGGATCGCGGAACGGCTCACCGCGGACGGCTGGACCGTCGTGGGGGTCGAGCGGAGCGCGTCCCGATCGGTGGAGGACGGCGTCTGCGCTGCCGTCGTGATCGGAGACAGCGCGGACAGGGCCACCCACCTGCGCGCGGCCGACGAAGCGAGAGCTCTCGCGCCGCTCGGCGGCTGGGTCAACAACGCCGGGATCACCCGCCGCACCCCGCTGCACGACCTGGACGAGGCCGCCGTGCGCGAGCTCGTCGACATCAACGGCCTCGGCTACCTGTGGGGATGCTCGGCCGCGGTCTCCGCATTCGTCGACCAGGGCACGCCGGGCGCCATCGTCAACGTCGGCTCCATCCACGGCCGCGCGAGCTTCGTCGACCACGCGGCGTACGAGTTCACCAAGGGTGGCATCGACGCCCTGACCCGTAGCGTCGCCGTGACCTACGGGCCGTACGGGATCCGTGCGAACACCGTCGCTCCCGGCGGTGTGCGCACGCCCCACCTGGATGCGCAGATCGCCGCGGCCGCCGACCCGGCCGCCGAGGAGCGCGCCCTCGCAGACGGGCCGCCGATGCGCAGGATCGCCACCGTCGAGGAGGTCGCGGCGCTCGCCGCGTTCCTGCTCGGAGACGAGGCGTCGTATCTCAGCGGCCAGTCGATCGCGGTGGACGGCGCCTGGACGGCGGCGTTCGGCGCACCGCAGGCCGACGCCGCCATCGCGGAACGGTTCGGGCTCAGGCCTTGA
- a CDS encoding peptidase C14 has product MTASPVPPRTPASTRRGLIVGLSAAALGGVGVLNAAAPAEATAPQKPGASGEVQQARTVADLGRIQAKDGQLAIAAGYRTPGDAGRLIYRGASAKGTKVNGGTVVPGKNGTVWVLQHDGTLDFRVFGIDGPGRAADDALDAMVGDPTVERIEAHTDLNFVRRHVFTRSRIELDFGGHLITTEGIAANSHDNPFGAVLFFTGTPEGAAVQYTLAEAWPELTDAVSVPDASVFPVDSWWAVQCAPVAGGGGDERELQRFVRVTQQLDATHIRVDYLNGWPLEAGRSLSWRKVAPVERVRVRNMRFVGSGPYTGPTDGSLPDARELTGSHPTAFEYAVHCDVSDIHATHTWWPVVMRRWNTHFVTERCSIENPPTVFYGGAGYLTQQIYCLYGHVRDCTSSNARHLNDLTASAYCMVENCHGDGDDQGGNPFTTHGQYEHDLTFIGCSGLMDIANSGAQWGTSAKRITVRDHVCSWFVAGTKITDLTLENVRVIGRSTFDPQATLTINADGAQLRGCTAGLFAVGQRSARSTRPTVIEDCTFSLPKGQVLVQTPVTATVSFVRCRIDGIDGTVARGSGAVRFHDCDLSGPAKGDPFQLAGAEVTVRGGTLTGVALVATAAKDQVVTVDGARLSTDRTGGATLSRAAGAGVVTWRIDGVTSSAPTGTPHLAIESGVNHARIVGSQFGGGRLHLPDAGFAAPSTLLYDAAIERGVERTVPEQTKRIIVGDSIVAD; this is encoded by the coding sequence ATGACAGCGTCACCCGTTCCACCTCGCACCCCCGCAAGCACGCGTCGTGGGCTGATCGTCGGTCTGAGCGCCGCTGCGCTCGGCGGCGTCGGCGTGCTCAACGCCGCCGCTCCGGCGGAGGCGACCGCACCGCAGAAGCCGGGCGCGTCCGGGGAGGTGCAGCAGGCGAGGACCGTCGCCGACCTCGGCAGGATCCAGGCGAAGGACGGCCAGCTCGCCATCGCGGCCGGATACCGCACGCCTGGCGACGCAGGACGGCTGATCTACCGGGGCGCCAGCGCGAAGGGCACGAAGGTCAACGGCGGCACCGTCGTCCCCGGCAAGAACGGGACCGTCTGGGTGCTGCAGCACGACGGCACCCTCGACTTCCGCGTCTTCGGCATCGACGGGCCGGGCCGGGCGGCGGACGACGCGCTCGACGCGATGGTCGGCGACCCCACCGTCGAGCGGATCGAGGCGCACACCGACCTCAACTTCGTGCGGCGTCACGTCTTCACCCGCTCCCGCATCGAACTCGACTTCGGCGGCCATCTCATCACCACGGAGGGCATCGCGGCGAACAGCCACGACAACCCGTTCGGTGCCGTCCTCTTCTTCACGGGAACGCCGGAGGGTGCTGCCGTGCAGTACACGCTGGCGGAGGCGTGGCCGGAGCTGACGGACGCGGTCTCCGTGCCGGACGCCTCGGTGTTCCCCGTCGACAGCTGGTGGGCGGTGCAGTGCGCACCCGTCGCGGGCGGAGGAGGGGACGAGCGGGAGCTGCAGCGCTTCGTCCGCGTGACACAGCAGCTCGACGCCACGCACATCCGGGTCGACTACCTGAACGGCTGGCCACTCGAAGCCGGCCGCAGCCTCAGCTGGCGCAAGGTCGCGCCGGTGGAGCGCGTGCGGGTGCGCAACATGCGCTTCGTGGGGTCGGGGCCGTACACCGGGCCGACGGACGGCTCGCTCCCCGACGCCCGCGAACTCACCGGATCGCACCCGACGGCCTTCGAGTACGCCGTGCACTGCGACGTGTCCGACATCCACGCGACGCACACCTGGTGGCCGGTGGTGATGCGCCGCTGGAACACCCACTTCGTCACGGAACGCTGCTCGATCGAGAACCCGCCGACCGTCTTCTACGGCGGCGCCGGCTACCTCACCCAGCAGATCTACTGCCTCTACGGGCACGTCCGCGACTGCACGTCCTCGAACGCCAGGCACCTCAACGACCTCACCGCGAGTGCATACTGCATGGTGGAGAACTGCCACGGCGACGGCGACGACCAGGGCGGCAACCCGTTCACCACGCACGGCCAGTACGAGCACGACCTCACGTTCATCGGATGCTCGGGGCTGATGGACATCGCCAACTCCGGAGCGCAGTGGGGCACGTCGGCGAAACGCATCACGGTGCGCGACCATGTCTGCTCCTGGTTCGTCGCCGGTACCAAGATCACCGACCTGACCCTCGAGAACGTGCGGGTCATCGGGCGGTCCACTTTCGACCCCCAGGCGACGCTCACGATCAACGCGGACGGCGCCCAGCTGCGTGGATGCACGGCAGGGCTTTTCGCCGTCGGCCAGCGCAGCGCGCGCTCCACCCGCCCGACGGTGATCGAGGACTGCACGTTCTCGCTGCCGAAGGGGCAGGTGCTGGTGCAGACGCCCGTGACGGCGACCGTCTCGTTCGTGCGCTGCCGCATCGACGGTATCGACGGCACCGTCGCCAGGGGGAGCGGGGCCGTCCGCTTCCACGACTGCGACCTGAGCGGCCCGGCGAAGGGCGACCCGTTCCAGCTCGCGGGAGCGGAGGTGACCGTGCGCGGAGGGACGCTCACCGGGGTCGCGCTGGTCGCGACGGCGGCGAAGGATCAGGTCGTCACCGTCGACGGCGCCCGGCTGAGCACAGACCGCACCGGCGGTGCGACGCTGAGCAGGGCGGCGGGGGCCGGCGTGGTCACCTGGCGGATCGACGGCGTGACCTCCTCAGCGCCGACGGGCACCCCGCACCTCGCGATCGAGTCCGGCGTGAACCACGCCAGAATCGTCGGCTCCCAGTTCGGCGGGGGACGCCTCCACTTGCCGGACGCCGGCTTCGCGGCACCATCCACCCTGCTCTACGACGCGGCGATCGAGCGCGGCGTGGAGCGAACAGTTCCCGAACAGACGAAACGCATCATCGTCGGCGACAGCATCGTCGCCGACTGA
- a CDS encoding nuclear transport factor 2 family protein, which yields MTALAALQTVTAQVDAFNAHDLEAFVATYADDAVVTGVADAPLVGREAIRAFYAGRLDNPLLSCSIDATALFGDRWVVARENVVNDGVGTETIATFDVHGGLIRRASMLKA from the coding sequence ATGACGGCACTCGCCGCGCTTCAGACCGTGACAGCACAGGTGGATGCGTTCAACGCGCACGACCTCGAGGCCTTCGTCGCCACGTACGCCGACGATGCGGTGGTGACCGGCGTCGCCGACGCGCCGCTGGTGGGCAGGGAGGCCATCCGCGCGTTCTACGCCGGACGCCTCGACAACCCGCTGCTGAGCTGCAGCATCGACGCGACGGCCCTGTTCGGCGACCGCTGGGTGGTGGCCAGGGAGAACGTGGTCAACGACGGCGTCGGCACGGAGACCATCGCGACATTCGACGTGCACGGCGGTCTGATCCGCCGCGCCTCCATGCTCAAGGCCTGA
- a CDS encoding GNAT family N-acetyltransferase encodes MTGTVTLRTASTSDDAAIAALWAEAFAEPGMLAQWELDPNRHASTIVAEDGSGVIGSVYLLDHGLRSAGGRIARVLGLANVAVATRARGRGVARMLTDEAVAYGRRTGYDWALLFTGTPHVYRGAGFVVFQQRRRRIGSLASPDGDGGRPGGIGRRPISGLAPERLSTIHDAATAALPLSAVRDELGWRRAYGWYAGADVYLATGRDAREAAYAIVRTAGTQHGGADAAVLEAGGSVEALSAIGRTVRSDLAAAGGVATIEFDLPGGQPFDALVDAVSGDAVWQPDGTGMIHPLDGTLADALATAEHPSAHHWTGDYL; translated from the coding sequence ATGACGGGCACGGTGACGCTGCGGACCGCATCCACGTCGGACGACGCGGCGATCGCTGCGCTCTGGGCGGAGGCCTTCGCGGAGCCGGGGATGCTCGCCCAGTGGGAGCTCGATCCGAACAGGCACGCCTCCACCATCGTCGCCGAGGACGGCAGCGGGGTGATCGGGAGCGTGTATCTGCTCGATCACGGCCTGCGCAGCGCGGGCGGACGGATCGCGCGCGTGCTCGGGCTCGCGAATGTCGCCGTCGCCACGCGGGCACGCGGCAGGGGCGTCGCGCGGATGCTGACCGACGAGGCCGTGGCGTACGGCCGGCGCACCGGCTACGACTGGGCGCTCCTCTTCACCGGGACTCCGCACGTCTATCGCGGTGCGGGGTTCGTGGTCTTCCAGCAGCGCAGGCGCCGGATCGGGTCGCTCGCATCCCCGGATGGCGACGGCGGGCGCCCGGGCGGGATCGGCAGACGGCCCATCTCCGGCCTCGCGCCGGAACGCCTCTCCACCATCCATGACGCGGCGACGGCGGCGCTGCCGCTCAGTGCGGTGCGCGACGAACTCGGCTGGCGGCGCGCATACGGCTGGTATGCGGGCGCCGACGTCTACCTCGCGACCGGACGCGACGCCAGGGAGGCGGCGTACGCGATCGTCCGCACGGCGGGCACACAGCACGGCGGCGCCGACGCTGCCGTGCTCGAAGCGGGCGGCAGCGTCGAGGCCCTCTCCGCGATCGGCCGCACGGTGCGCTCCGATCTCGCGGCGGCCGGAGGAGTCGCGACCATCGAGTTCGACCTGCCGGGCGGCCAGCCGTTCGACGCCCTCGTGGATGCGGTCAGCGGCGACGCCGTCTGGCAGCCGGACGGGACCGGCATGATCCACCCGCTCGACGGGACGCTCGCCGACGCGCTCGCCACGGCCGAGCATCCATCGGCCCACCACTGGACGGGAGACTACCTGTGA
- a CDS encoding enolase C-terminal domain-like protein: MSTVVSSAPDAVVRDLRTSTVSLPLARPLHLGAMTVTRREYAAVRISDGEGSTGIAYGLTREAPMAELVERLIAQHVVGGELDVPALWDRALRGSAIVGRVGLVRRAIGLVDIALWDLLGRRSGRPVWQLVGADDSPRQAMLVAAYPTPGRTVNDLVDEVVSQSADGWPLVKLSRSPDTALMRELLSTLRRELPATTGIVVDVGFGWPDADTAIAEVAEWGDPELAWLEDPLLPEDVTGCARLRSATGLRVGVGDEVTDPGVLKALADGGAIDLARLDVVAIGGITPALEFAAWAEDRGLPVSCHISPETSVHLGHGVGVETFGRGLGGNPYDPSPQLVVGGPVFADGTARPTAEPGLGFSFAPGTFDFGRNA, encoded by the coding sequence GTGAGCACCGTCGTCTCCTCCGCACCGGATGCGGTGGTGCGCGACCTCCGCACCTCCACCGTCTCCCTGCCGCTCGCCCGGCCCCTGCACCTCGGCGCGATGACCGTCACCCGGCGCGAGTACGCCGCCGTGCGGATCTCCGACGGCGAGGGCAGCACCGGGATCGCGTACGGGCTCACCCGCGAGGCTCCGATGGCCGAGCTGGTCGAACGGCTGATCGCGCAGCACGTCGTCGGCGGAGAGCTGGATGTGCCGGCGCTCTGGGACCGCGCACTGCGGGGGAGCGCCATCGTGGGTCGCGTCGGACTCGTGCGCCGGGCGATCGGCCTCGTGGACATCGCGCTCTGGGATCTGCTCGGACGCCGCAGCGGACGCCCGGTCTGGCAACTCGTCGGCGCAGACGACAGCCCGCGCCAGGCGATGCTGGTCGCCGCGTACCCGACACCGGGGCGCACTGTGAACGACCTCGTGGACGAGGTCGTCTCGCAGTCCGCCGACGGCTGGCCGCTCGTCAAGCTGTCGCGCTCGCCGGACACGGCGCTGATGCGCGAGTTGCTCTCCACGCTGCGCAGGGAACTGCCGGCGACCACCGGCATCGTCGTGGACGTCGGCTTCGGCTGGCCGGACGCCGACACGGCCATCGCCGAGGTCGCCGAGTGGGGCGACCCGGAACTCGCCTGGCTGGAAGACCCCCTGCTGCCGGAGGACGTGACCGGATGTGCGCGCCTGCGCAGCGCGACCGGCCTCCGCGTCGGAGTCGGTGACGAGGTCACGGACCCCGGCGTCCTCAAAGCTCTCGCCGATGGCGGCGCCATCGACCTGGCGCGGCTCGACGTCGTCGCCATCGGCGGGATCACCCCTGCGCTCGAGTTCGCCGCGTGGGCGGAGGACAGGGGGCTCCCGGTGTCCTGTCACATCAGCCCGGAGACGAGCGTGCACCTCGGCCACGGCGTCGGCGTCGAGACGTTCGGGCGCGGGCTAGGCGGCAACCCGTACGACCCGTCGCCGCAGCTGGTGGTCGGCGGTCCGGTCTTCGCGGACGGCACGGCGCGGCCGACGGCGGAGCCCGGCCTCGGGTTCTCCTTCGCGCCGGGTACCTTCGACTTCGGGAGGAACGCATGA